From the Candidatus Neomarinimicrobiota bacterium genome, one window contains:
- a CDS encoding FlgD immunoglobulin-like domain containing protein — QQADVELTIYNVLGRQVAVAVNGWREQGRHEVMWDGTDNFGRSVSAGVYLYQIRAGDFSRTRKMLLLK; from the coding sequence GCAGCAAGCGGATGTGGAGCTGACGATCTATAATGTACTGGGCCGTCAGGTGGCAGTAGCAGTTAACGGTTGGCGGGAGCAGGGTCGGCACGAAGTGATGTGGGACGGGACGGATAATTTCGGTAGGTCTGTAAGTGCCGGTGTTTACCTTTATCAGATCCGGGCGGGTGATTTCAGCCGTACGCGCAAAATGCTGCTGCTGAAATAA